The bacterium genome segment TCCTCAATACCGCTCGAGGCGAGGTGCTCGCCGGCGCGGTACAGGGCGTCGGCCGCCTCTTCCAGTAATCGACGTTCTCGAGCGGAGAGCGACAGTTTAGCCGGCCCCTCCTCGGCTCGAGCGTCCCGCGCGCTCGAGCGGCGGACCAGCTCCGCCACCACCTTGTCGACGCCGCGGCCCGTCTTGGCCGATATCGTGAAGCGGCCCTTCCGGCTTAGCGCCTGCGGCCACCCCGCCGCCAGCGGCAGGTCGCACTTGTTCACGACGTGGACGAGCTTCTCGGGCGCGACCATCGGGTACTTACGCGGCGGCGGCCGCGAGCCGTCGTCCAGCCATATCACGTACGCCGCCTCCTCCACGAACGCCCGGGCGCGGCGAATGCCCTCCTGTTCGACTTCGTCGCAGCCCTTCGCGTCCAGGCCCGCGCCGTCGGAGAGGCGGAAGAGGATGCCGCCGGCGATGTACGGCGCGTCGATGCGGTCGGTGGTGGTGCCGGCTTGGGGCGTCACGATCGCGCGCTCCTCGCCCAGCAGGCGGTTGAAGAGGGTGGACTTGCCGACATTACGGCGGCCTGCGATGGCGACGGTGAGGCCCTCCACCAGCGCGGCGCGGTCCCGGCTCGCGGCGACGAGCTCCCGGGCGCCGGCCTCCGCGGCGGCCACCATCGTCAGGACCTTTTCGCTCGAGACGTCCTGCTCGAACTCCAGCGCGGCCTCGAGCAGGGCCCGGGCGGAGAGGACGCGCTCGCGCACGGCGTTGATTTTATCGGATAGCTCGCCCGCCAGGCGGCGGAGGGCGTCGGCTCGAGCCTCGGCGGTGCGCGCGTCGGCCAGGTCGGCCACGGCCTGCGCCGCGGTCAGCTCGAGCTTGTCGTTGCCGACGGCGCGCCAGGTGAACTCGCCCGGTTCGGCGGCGCGGGCGCCGGCGGCGTACAGCGCCTCCAGCGCGGCCTCCAGCACGGCCGGGCCGGCGTGGGTGGTGAGCTCGGCCATATCCTCGCCGGTGTAGGAGTTGGGCGCGGCGTAGAGGACGAGGACGGCGCGGTCGACGAGGTCGGCGGTGGCGGGGTGGACCAGCTCGCCGACGCGGGCGACGCGGGGGGCG includes the following:
- a CDS encoding tRNA modification GTPase, with protein sequence MFRDGDTIAAVATPPGRGALAVIRLSGPATRAIADKVFRARAAAAPRVARVGELVHPATADLVDRAVLVLYAAPNSYTGEDMAELTTHAGPAVLEAALEALYAAGARAAEPGEFTWRAVGNDKLELTAAQAVADLADARTAEARADALRRLAGELSDKINAVRERVLSARALLEAALEFEQDVSSEKVLTMVAAAEAGARELVAASRDRAALVEGLTVAIAGRRNVGKSTLFNRLLGEERAIVTPQAGTTTDRIDAPYIAGGILFRLSDGAGLDAKGCDEVEQEGIRRARAFVEEAAYVIWLDDGSRPPPRKYPMVAPEKLVHVVNKCDLPLAAGWPQALSRKGRFTISAKTGRGVDKVVAELVRRSSARDARAEEGPAKLSLSARERRLLEEAADALYRAGEHLASSGIEELGAEELRLASDALGRIVGAIDIDEIYGEIFRRFCIGK